In Natronomonas halophila, one DNA window encodes the following:
- the thsA gene encoding thermosome subunit alpha, producing MSQQMRQRRGQPLFILSEDTERTRGKDAQSSNITAGKAVSESVRTTLGPRGMDKMLVSDSGDVVITNDGATILQEMDIEHPAAQMIVEVAQTQEEEVGDGTTTASVLAGQLLAQAEDLLDDDVHPTTIVEGYREAADLALEAIEDVTLADDVDEDELRAVAESSMTGKGTGDIDAAALAETVVDAVLQVQTDTSVDRDAITIRTQTGAGASATELVQGVISEEEPLHEDMPRAFEDAEVAVLDLDLEVREAEIDAEYDISDVDQLNAAIEAEESELRGYAESVADAGVDVAFVTGDVDDVVASYLANKGVLAFDGVDDDEAASIARATGATTVGTLSDLDSEVLGSADSISVQKFGSDELAFIEGGAAAKTVTVFARGGTEHVADELERALRDALDVVTAAIEEGGVVPGAGATEIAIADHIRSESAAVEGRRQLAIEAFADAVDVLPRTLAENTGADPIDALVDLRSTHDSEGRAGLISEGQTGNVGDPVEHGILDPAAVKREAVEAATEAATMIARIDDVISAS from the coding sequence ATGTCACAGCAGATGCGCCAGCGGCGCGGTCAGCCGCTTTTCATTCTCAGCGAGGACACGGAGCGTACCCGTGGCAAGGACGCCCAATCGTCGAACATCACCGCCGGAAAGGCCGTAAGCGAGTCCGTACGGACGACGCTCGGTCCCCGCGGGATGGACAAAATGCTGGTTTCCGACTCCGGCGACGTCGTTATCACAAATGACGGCGCGACCATCCTCCAGGAGATGGACATCGAGCACCCGGCCGCTCAGATGATCGTCGAGGTCGCTCAGACACAGGAGGAGGAGGTCGGTGACGGCACCACGACCGCCTCCGTGCTGGCCGGTCAGCTCCTCGCGCAGGCCGAGGACCTGCTGGACGACGACGTCCACCCGACCACCATCGTCGAGGGCTACCGAGAGGCCGCCGACCTCGCGCTGGAAGCCATCGAGGACGTCACCCTCGCCGACGACGTCGACGAGGACGAACTCCGCGCGGTCGCGGAATCCTCCATGACCGGCAAGGGTACCGGCGACATCGACGCCGCCGCACTCGCCGAGACCGTCGTCGACGCGGTCCTTCAGGTCCAGACCGACACGAGCGTCGACCGCGACGCCATCACCATCCGCACCCAGACGGGTGCCGGCGCCTCCGCGACCGAACTCGTTCAGGGTGTCATCAGCGAGGAAGAACCCCTCCACGAGGACATGCCCCGCGCCTTCGAGGACGCCGAAGTCGCCGTTCTCGACCTCGACCTCGAGGTCCGCGAGGCCGAAATCGACGCCGAATACGACATCTCCGACGTCGACCAGCTGAACGCGGCCATCGAGGCCGAGGAATCCGAACTCCGCGGCTACGCCGAAAGCGTCGCCGACGCCGGCGTCGACGTCGCCTTCGTTACCGGTGACGTCGACGACGTCGTCGCGTCCTACCTCGCCAACAAGGGCGTGCTCGCCTTCGACGGCGTTGACGACGACGAAGCCGCATCCATCGCTCGCGCAACGGGCGCGACGACGGTCGGTACGCTCTCGGACCTCGACAGCGAGGTCCTCGGTTCCGCCGACTCCATCAGCGTCCAGAAGTTCGGTTCCGACGAACTCGCCTTCATCGAGGGCGGCGCGGCCGCGAAGACGGTCACCGTCTTCGCCCGCGGCGGCACCGAACACGTCGCCGACGAACTCGAACGCGCGCTCCGTGACGCCCTCGACGTCGTCACCGCCGCCATCGAGGAAGGCGGCGTCGTCCCCGGCGCCGGCGCGACCGAAATCGCCATCGCCGACCACATCCGCTCGGAATCCGCCGCCGTCGAGGGCCGCCGGCAGCTGGCCATCGAGGCCTTCGCCGACGCCGTCGACGTCCTGCCGCGCACCCTCGCGGAGAACACGGGCGCCGACCCCATCGACGCCCTGGTCGACCTCCGTTCGACCCACGACTCCGAGGGCCGCGCCGGCCTCATCAGCGAAGGTCAGACCGGCAACGTCGGCGACCCCGTCGAACACGGCATCCTCGACCCCGCCGCAGTCAAGCGCGAGGCCGTGGAAGCCGCGACCGAAGCGGCGACGATGATCGCCCGCATCGACGACGTCATCTCCGCCAGCTAA
- a CDS encoding TRAM domain-containing protein — protein sequence MEISDKLLCLFSAEVEEEEDRYIVEVPKREIETGAVDPGDTYRVALISGEGEAVSTSEAAGPAPSDEPQPPVEEGEIRYVEIEDLGKQGDGIARVERGYVIIVPGGEVGERVKVEISEVKSNFAVGEIIE from the coding sequence ATGGAAATCTCCGATAAACTCCTGTGTCTGTTCAGCGCCGAGGTCGAAGAAGAAGAGGACCGCTATATCGTCGAAGTACCCAAACGGGAAATCGAAACCGGCGCCGTCGACCCCGGCGACACCTACCGCGTTGCACTCATCTCCGGCGAGGGCGAGGCCGTTTCCACGTCCGAGGCCGCTGGCCCCGCCCCGAGCGACGAACCGCAACCCCCCGTCGAGGAAGGTGAAATCCGCTACGTCGAAATCGAAGACCTCGGCAAGCAGGGCGACGGCATCGCCCGCGTCGAGCGCGGCTACGTCATCATCGTCCCCGGCGGCGAGGTCGGCGAACGCGTCAAGGTCGAAATCTCCGAGGTCAAGTCGAACTTCGCGGTCGGCGAGATTATCGAATAG
- a CDS encoding ArsA family ATPase, protein MSELSVEPVESVDDADVPAGIDAPEYVLYGGKGGVGKTTCAAATGLASARDGTATLVVSTDPAHSLSDTLGTDIPSEPAKIKEDIPLFAVEIDPEAAPEGPFTGPEGGPEVEGESDADAGGFGPMGGDDGMSGMGGMAEMLGGGGHPLAGGAMPGADEAAAMQLLLEYLDDPRFDRVVVDTAPTGHTLRLLELPDVMDSMVGRLLSFREKLSGMAGSLGNLGGLFGGDDADEQMDQGMDDLKELSAKIERLRAALRDPSRTDFRVVMVPEEMSVVESERLIDRLEEFEIPVNTVVVNRVSEDLADVADFDQDWFVAPDTEHCEFCQRRWEVQRNALGRAQELFRGRDVKRVPLFAEPVHGEAMLGVVAACLE, encoded by the coding sequence ATGAGCGAACTCAGCGTCGAACCGGTCGAATCGGTCGACGACGCGGACGTGCCGGCGGGCATCGACGCCCCCGAATACGTCCTCTACGGCGGCAAGGGCGGCGTCGGCAAGACCACCTGCGCGGCCGCGACGGGCCTGGCCAGCGCCCGCGACGGGACGGCAACGCTCGTCGTCTCGACGGACCCCGCCCACTCCCTGTCGGATACGCTCGGGACCGACATTCCGTCGGAACCGGCCAAAATCAAAGAGGACATCCCCCTCTTTGCGGTCGAAATCGACCCGGAGGCCGCGCCGGAGGGGCCCTTCACCGGCCCCGAGGGCGGACCCGAAGTCGAGGGCGAGAGCGACGCCGACGCGGGCGGGTTCGGCCCGATGGGCGGCGACGACGGCATGAGCGGTATGGGTGGCATGGCCGAGATGCTCGGCGGCGGTGGCCACCCGCTCGCTGGCGGTGCGATGCCCGGCGCCGACGAGGCGGCGGCGATGCAGTTGCTCTTGGAGTACCTCGACGACCCGCGGTTCGACCGCGTCGTCGTCGACACGGCGCCGACCGGCCACACGCTCCGACTGCTCGAACTGCCGGACGTGATGGATTCGATGGTCGGCCGTCTGCTTTCCTTCCGCGAGAAACTCTCGGGGATGGCCGGCAGTCTCGGCAATTTGGGCGGCCTCTTCGGCGGCGACGATGCCGACGAGCAAATGGACCAGGGCATGGACGACCTGAAGGAACTCTCGGCGAAAATCGAGCGCCTGCGTGCGGCGCTTCGGGACCCCTCACGCACCGACTTCCGAGTCGTGATGGTGCCCGAGGAGATGAGCGTCGTCGAGAGCGAACGCCTCATCGACCGCCTGGAGGAGTTCGAAATTCCGGTCAACACCGTCGTCGTCAACCGCGTCAGCGAGGACTTAGCGGACGTCGCGGACTTCGACCAGGACTGGTTCGTCGCGCCGGATACCGAACACTGTGAGTTCTGCCAACGCCGCTGGGAAGTCCAGCGCAACGCCCTCGGGCGCGCCCAAGAGTTGTTCCGCGGCCGGGACGTCAAGCGGGTGCCCCTGTTCGCGGAACCCGTCCACGGCGAGGCGATGCTCGGCGTCGTCGCGGCCTGCTTAGAATAA
- a CDS encoding GNAT family N-acetyltransferase: MPGPVFIRGDHIDLRTVTDEDLSFVTTWRNHPDVRRWMPRSRPDLTDDIEAFREGFVDDEGVNLLACDGDERLGLVSMFLVDADSRRARLGAWLKPDAQGGGYGTEAASLLVEYAFEERALRKLVANARADNAPSRGTLEKLGFTEEGRQRDHYYINGEYVDRVIYGLFADEWRGTV, encoded by the coding sequence ATGCCTGGCCCCGTATTCATCCGCGGCGACCACATCGACCTCAGAACCGTTACCGACGAGGACCTCTCGTTCGTGACGACGTGGCGTAACCATCCCGACGTCCGGCGGTGGATGCCGCGGAGTCGCCCCGACCTGACCGACGATATCGAGGCGTTCCGCGAGGGCTTCGTCGATGACGAGGGCGTCAACCTGTTGGCGTGCGACGGCGACGAGCGGCTCGGCCTCGTTTCGATGTTCCTCGTCGACGCCGACTCCCGGCGGGCCCGCCTCGGCGCGTGGTTGAAACCCGACGCGCAGGGTGGCGGCTACGGGACGGAAGCCGCTTCGCTACTGGTCGAGTACGCTTTCGAGGAGCGAGCGCTCCGGAAACTCGTCGCGAACGCCCGCGCGGACAATGCGCCCTCCCGCGGAACGCTCGAGAAACTCGGGTTCACGGAGGAGGGCCGTCAGCGGGACCACTACTACATCAACGGCGAGTACGTCGACCGGGTCATTTACGGCCTCTTCGCCGACGAGTGGCGAGGAACCGTCTAA
- a CDS encoding helix-turn-helix domain-containing protein — protein MREANLTIRDGAFEEMGIDELVALTREATVVDFEELACHGTSSVVRAEVESRYDEPRLSALEYVDNWEHVAETDAGHVYVITFRAPDLPASLADRSEELVGTCDPQIADESATMSLVGPQQAISATLRDYETAGVDPDLRKLGAYEGRDRPLDELTDRQREVLETAYDMGYFEVPRATAAEDIAAELDLDDSTVVEHLQRAERNLLEQFLGD, from the coding sequence GTGCGCGAAGCGAACCTCACCATCAGGGATGGTGCCTTCGAGGAGATGGGCATCGACGAACTCGTCGCCCTCACCCGAGAGGCCACCGTCGTTGATTTCGAGGAACTGGCCTGCCACGGGACGAGTTCGGTCGTCCGGGCCGAAGTCGAGTCCCGGTACGACGAGCCCCGATTGTCGGCACTGGAGTACGTCGACAACTGGGAACACGTCGCCGAAACCGATGCCGGCCACGTCTACGTCATCACCTTCCGAGCACCCGACCTGCCGGCCAGTCTCGCCGACCGCTCCGAGGAGTTGGTCGGGACCTGCGACCCGCAGATTGCCGACGAATCCGCGACGATGTCGCTGGTCGGGCCACAGCAGGCGATTTCCGCGACGCTTCGGGATTACGAGACCGCGGGCGTCGACCCCGACCTCCGAAAACTCGGCGCCTACGAGGGCCGCGACCGACCGCTTGACGAACTGACCGACCGCCAGCGCGAGGTGCTGGAAACCGCCTACGACATGGGCTACTTCGAGGTGCCGCGGGCGACAGCCGCCGAGGACATCGCCGCCGAACTGGACCTCGACGACTCGACTGTCGTCGAGCATCTGCAACGCGCCGAACGGAACCTGCTGGAACAGTTCCTCGGGGATTAG
- a CDS encoding glycosyltransferase family 2 protein: protein MDLSVVVPTLNDRDELRRCLDALAAEDSTETIVVNGPSTDGTSGMVRDHEAADVLVEIDERNANVARNAGLDRSRGDAVAFVNPSLTVEPGWRAAAVETLADTDVATGPTHEELRAGVATDSVESRTIRGRSVTYFNGGNVAFDREAIEAIDGFDEYLDTGGARDAAHRLAAQDFGVAWSAEMCVSRETAADGGLAERDWTSRYRSLSYRLAKNYGFHPTVPYRTVRHAMADAYSTLRDVASGDAKPTSWFGNGRSVLVGSVDGYADGIRARYADRSTQRNPNGWSDRTDRAVAVYDNR from the coding sequence ATGGACCTCTCGGTGGTCGTCCCGACGCTCAACGACCGCGACGAGCTTCGCCGCTGTCTCGACGCGCTCGCCGCGGAGGACTCCACCGAAACCATCGTCGTTAACGGCCCCTCGACGGACGGCACCTCGGGCATGGTCAGAGACCACGAGGCTGCCGACGTTCTCGTCGAAATCGACGAGCGGAACGCCAACGTCGCTCGCAACGCCGGCCTCGACCGGAGTCGGGGTGATGCCGTCGCCTTCGTCAACCCGTCACTGACCGTCGAACCGGGCTGGCGGGCGGCGGCCGTCGAGACGCTCGCGGATACCGACGTGGCGACCGGCCCGACCCACGAGGAGTTGCGGGCCGGCGTCGCCACCGACAGCGTCGAATCCCGGACCATCCGTGGCCGCTCTGTCACCTACTTCAACGGCGGCAACGTCGCCTTCGACCGCGAGGCTATCGAGGCCATCGACGGCTTCGACGAGTACCTCGATACGGGCGGGGCCCGCGATGCGGCCCACCGACTCGCCGCTCAGGACTTCGGCGTCGCCTGGAGCGCCGAGATGTGCGTCTCCCGGGAAACGGCCGCGGACGGCGGCCTCGCCGAACGCGACTGGACCTCGCGGTATCGGTCGCTTTCCTACCGGCTGGCGAAGAACTACGGCTTCCATCCGACCGTCCCGTATCGGACGGTTCGCCACGCGATGGCCGACGCCTACAGCACGCTCCGCGACGTCGCCAGCGGCGACGCGAAACCCACAAGCTGGTTCGGCAACGGCCGGAGCGTCCTCGTCGGCAGCGTCGACGGCTACGCCGACGGTATTCGAGCCCGCTATGCCGACCGAAGCACACAGCGGAACCCGAACGGCTGGTCGGACCGCACCGACCGCGCCGTCGCCGTCTACGACAACAGATAA
- a CDS encoding YkgJ family cysteine cluster protein, whose product MESLEAELERAKDLSVAELADAIESIGFECTRCGACCKAADTDDGGKEPHTATLFPDEARELQDATADDFEEEYDWRDVARPMPYGISEGDDGPEGETFEWAIRTDDCGNCTFYEEDDDGTGACTVHDSRPLVCRTYPFSVALGGTSQPMGEAVDSEGMVRAHECEGLGRDISREEAEELAAALKERAVRELEEAIDLRDAYEPRPDVDGVVVHDSEGAKRPDGTPLESR is encoded by the coding sequence ATGGAGAGCCTCGAAGCCGAACTCGAACGCGCCAAGGACCTGTCGGTCGCCGAACTGGCCGATGCCATCGAATCCATCGGCTTCGAGTGCACCCGCTGTGGCGCCTGCTGTAAGGCCGCCGATACCGACGACGGCGGCAAAGAACCCCACACCGCGACCCTCTTTCCGGACGAAGCCCGCGAACTGCAGGACGCCACCGCGGACGACTTCGAGGAGGAGTACGACTGGCGCGACGTCGCCCGCCCGATGCCCTACGGCATCAGCGAGGGCGACGACGGCCCGGAGGGCGAAACCTTCGAATGGGCTATCCGGACCGACGACTGCGGGAACTGCACCTTCTACGAGGAGGACGACGACGGCACCGGCGCCTGTACCGTCCACGACAGCCGGCCGCTCGTCTGCCGGACCTACCCCTTCAGCGTCGCCCTGGGCGGCACCAGCCAGCCCATGGGCGAGGCCGTCGACAGCGAGGGGATGGTCCGCGCACACGAGTGTGAGGGCCTCGGACGCGACATCTCTCGGGAGGAGGCCGAAGAGTTGGCGGCCGCCCTCAAGGAACGCGCCGTCCGCGAACTGGAGGAGGCCATCGACCTCCGGGACGCCTACGAACCCCGCCCCGACGTCGACGGTGTCGTAGTTCACGATTCGGAGGGCGCCAAGCGACCCGACGGAACGCCGCTTGAGAGCCGGTAA
- a CDS encoding class I SAM-dependent methyltransferase → MKGQEWYQADDIAEAYDEKRFSQGGRFIDRREKEAVLNALSPLEDRKILEVACGTGRFTVMLADQGADIVGMDISEAMLEQGRRKAHAAGLEDTIQFMQGDAGRLPFPDNHFDAVFAMRFFHLAPDPEGFIKEMRRVAKEQIFFDTFNRYSTRSIYNWALPMGSRLYSEREVKELVVGADLELVDAAHDFVFPYGFYREVPGWLARPFRKFDQTLGRTPVGDKLASVSYWDTRVTE, encoded by the coding sequence GTGAAGGGACAGGAGTGGTATCAGGCGGACGACATCGCGGAAGCGTACGACGAAAAGCGCTTCTCGCAGGGGGGTCGGTTTATCGACCGCCGCGAAAAGGAGGCGGTGCTGAACGCGCTGTCGCCGCTGGAAGACCGGAAGATTCTGGAAGTGGCCTGCGGGACCGGCCGGTTTACCGTCATGCTCGCCGACCAGGGCGCCGATATCGTCGGGATGGACATCTCCGAGGCGATGCTCGAACAGGGACGTCGGAAGGCCCACGCCGCCGGCCTCGAAGACACCATCCAGTTCATGCAGGGCGACGCCGGCCGACTACCCTTCCCCGACAACCATTTCGACGCCGTCTTCGCGATGCGCTTTTTCCATCTCGCGCCGGACCCCGAGGGGTTCATCAAGGAGATGCGCCGGGTCGCCAAAGAGCAGATATTCTTCGATACCTTCAACCGCTATTCGACCCGCTCTATCTATAACTGGGCGCTCCCGATGGGGTCGCGACTCTACTCCGAACGCGAGGTCAAGGAACTCGTCGTCGGCGCCGACCTCGAGTTGGTCGATGCCGCCCACGATTTCGTCTTCCCCTACGGCTTCTACCGGGAGGTCCCGGGGTGGCTGGCCCGCCCGTTCCGGAAGTTCGACCAGACGCTGGGTCGGACGCCCGTCGGCGACAAACTCGCCTCGGTCTCCTACTGGGACACCCGCGTTACCGAGTAA
- a CDS encoding MBL fold metallo-hydrolase, with product MHIERISVDVPTRAPTGQTACYVLGREDALLVDPPAPDERIEAELDNVEHVAVTHHHPDHVGAAAEYAAITDATVWCRYGRESAFAAATDVEPDRTFREGTHIETGSGPVVVRDTPGHAPEHVGFEAAGALVGGDLAVAAGSVVVGAPEGDMRAYISSLRRVLGLSPDRIYPGHGPVIEEPRETCERLIDHRLTRERRVFEAVTAGNESVAAILDAAYEKDLAGVRDLAGATVRAHLEKLAAEGRVEWDGERARPA from the coding sequence ATGCACATCGAGCGAATCTCCGTGGACGTCCCGACCCGCGCGCCGACGGGACAGACCGCCTGTTATGTTCTCGGCCGCGAAGACGCCCTGCTCGTCGACCCGCCGGCCCCCGACGAACGCATCGAGGCCGAACTCGACAACGTCGAACACGTCGCCGTCACCCACCACCATCCCGACCACGTCGGTGCCGCCGCCGAGTACGCCGCCATCACCGACGCCACCGTCTGGTGTCGCTACGGCCGCGAGTCGGCCTTCGCCGCCGCAACGGACGTCGAACCGGACCGCACCTTCCGTGAGGGAACACACATCGAAACCGGAAGCGGCCCCGTCGTCGTTCGGGATACGCCCGGTCACGCGCCCGAACACGTCGGCTTCGAGGCCGCCGGCGCCCTCGTCGGCGGTGACCTCGCCGTCGCCGCCGGCAGCGTCGTCGTCGGCGCGCCCGAGGGCGATATGCGCGCCTACATCTCCTCGCTGCGGCGCGTGCTCGGACTGTCGCCCGACCGCATCTATCCCGGCCACGGCCCCGTCATCGAGGAGCCACGCGAGACTTGCGAGCGACTCATCGACCACCGTCTCACTCGCGAGCGACGCGTGTTCGAGGCCGTAACCGCGGGCAACGAGTCCGTCGCGGCGATTCTCGACGCGGCCTACGAGAAGGACCTCGCGGGCGTCCGTGACCTCGCGGGCGCCACCGTCCGGGCGCATCTGGAGAAACTCGCCGCCGAGGGCCGGGTCGAGTGGGACGGCGAGCGAGCGCGACCGGCCTGA
- a CDS encoding MarR family transcriptional regulator, whose translation MSTTTEERSRQTDSPLSDPEFRDTLRELPPSAKLVAKVLEGASPLSQGQLAEESLLPDRTVRYALNRLEDEDLVDSRYSFHDARKQVYFLTE comes from the coding sequence ATGAGCACGACCACGGAGGAACGCTCACGCCAGACCGACTCGCCACTATCAGACCCCGAGTTCCGCGATACCCTGCGCGAACTCCCCCCGAGCGCCAAACTCGTCGCCAAGGTGCTGGAGGGCGCCTCGCCGCTCTCGCAGGGCCAGCTCGCCGAGGAGTCCCTGCTTCCCGACCGGACGGTTCGATACGCCTTGAACCGCCTCGAGGACGAGGACCTCGTCGACTCCCGATACTCCTTCCACGACGCCCGCAAGCAGGTCTACTTCCTTACTGAATAG
- a CDS encoding pyridoxamine 5'-phosphate oxidase family protein — METIPERFHSLFDTRTIAHFSTLMPDGTPQSTPVWIDYDPEANRLLVNTARGRQKVDNVEREPKVGVSMCDPEDPYRYVSVRGVVDEVTEDGAVDHIDALAGRYMGVDEYPNHGEESGARVLIKIRPKRVVTNGD, encoded by the coding sequence ATGGAGACGATTCCCGAACGGTTCCACAGTCTGTTCGACACCCGGACAATCGCGCACTTTTCGACACTCATGCCGGACGGCACGCCGCAGTCGACGCCCGTCTGGATCGATTACGACCCCGAAGCCAATCGTCTGCTCGTCAACACGGCCCGCGGCCGACAGAAGGTCGATAACGTCGAGCGGGAGCCGAAGGTCGGGGTGAGTATGTGCGACCCCGAGGACCCCTATCGGTACGTCTCCGTGCGCGGAGTCGTCGACGAGGTGACCGAAGACGGCGCAGTCGACCATATCGACGCGCTCGCAGGGCGGTATATGGGCGTCGACGAGTATCCCAATCACGGCGAGGAATCGGGCGCGCGCGTTCTGATTAAAATACGACCGAAGCGGGTCGTCACGAACGGCGACTGA
- the merB gene encoding organomercurial lyase, translating into MSHDNCACGATTDDRIDSGGTFLGRQDEPLEAPLPNDVGTALGRLFETGSVPTLGAWVREVRRRTGGGAIAVEDLCHAADETPHWGEIDGTRHHFVCFYDAVVLAALRDRPVDIRTESPDGEPIELRAVGEDELNVSPEKAVFSFGVEKGAEPPADRDPRREDVYAAVCPYVKAFPDVQSYKRWAETVPAATVAMPLSGATEFASELVS; encoded by the coding sequence ATGTCGCACGATAACTGTGCCTGCGGTGCGACCACGGACGACCGAATCGATAGCGGAGGAACGTTCCTCGGTCGACAGGACGAACCGCTCGAAGCGCCGCTTCCGAACGATGTCGGGACGGCGCTGGGACGACTCTTCGAGACGGGGTCCGTACCGACGCTCGGTGCGTGGGTTCGGGAGGTGCGCCGTCGAACCGGCGGGGGCGCCATCGCCGTCGAGGACCTCTGTCACGCGGCGGACGAGACGCCGCACTGGGGCGAAATCGACGGTACTCGTCATCACTTCGTCTGCTTTTACGACGCGGTGGTGCTCGCGGCGTTGCGCGACCGACCGGTCGATATACGGACGGAAAGCCCCGACGGGGAGCCAATCGAGTTACGTGCTGTCGGGGAAGACGAACTGAACGTCTCCCCCGAGAAAGCGGTCTTTTCGTTCGGCGTCGAGAAGGGCGCCGAGCCACCCGCGGACCGTGACCCGCGGCGCGAAGACGTCTATGCGGCCGTCTGTCCGTACGTGAAGGCGTTTCCCGACGTGCAATCGTACAAGCGGTGGGCGGAAACGGTGCCGGCCGCAACCGTCGCGATGCCGCTGTCGGGGGCGACGGAATTCGCGAGCGAACTCGTCAGCTAA
- a CDS encoding DUF7123 family protein, with the protein MSATVQAPATDLSDKQQRILSYLREKGQMKTYFKSRLIGEELDLSAKEVGTNMTAICEGDFDIDVEKWGYSSGTTWKVTV; encoded by the coding sequence ATGAGCGCGACTGTCCAGGCACCGGCGACCGACCTCTCGGACAAACAACAGCGCATCCTCTCGTATCTCCGTGAGAAGGGCCAGATGAAGACCTACTTCAAGTCCCGACTCATCGGGGAGGAACTCGACCTCTCGGCGAAGGAAGTCGGCACGAACATGACCGCCATCTGTGAGGGCGATTTCGACATCGACGTCGAGAAGTGGGGCTACTCCTCGGGGACGACCTGGAAGGTCACGGTTTAG
- a CDS encoding SDR family NAD(P)-dependent oxidoreductase, translating into MGRLDDETVIVTGASRGLGASMAKRFAREGANTVLSARSADDLQAVADEADGETLVVPADVTDEESVEELVAATVDEYGDLTGLVNNAATGLLTLYDELREVPDIDADDWRHIMEVNTTGPFLCAKHAVPEMNRGNVINISSGLGRRGEAGWAPYVASKWALEGFSRTLADECEPDINVNCLDPGGRAETGFWDHLPEAERESILDPDVMNDAAVLLLEQGPGGVTAESMPAGDWEQRLG; encoded by the coding sequence ATGGGACGACTCGACGACGAGACGGTCATCGTAACCGGTGCCAGCCGCGGTCTCGGCGCGTCGATGGCGAAACGCTTCGCTCGCGAGGGCGCGAATACGGTACTTTCGGCCCGCAGCGCCGACGACCTGCAGGCGGTCGCCGACGAGGCCGACGGCGAGACGCTCGTGGTTCCGGCGGACGTGACCGATGAGGAATCGGTCGAAGAACTGGTCGCCGCGACGGTCGACGAGTACGGCGACCTGACGGGGCTGGTCAACAACGCCGCGACCGGCCTGTTGACCCTCTACGACGAACTGCGGGAGGTGCCCGATATCGACGCCGACGACTGGCGACACATCATGGAGGTCAACACGACGGGGCCGTTCCTCTGTGCGAAACACGCCGTCCCGGAGATGAACCGCGGCAACGTCATCAACATCTCCTCGGGACTCGGCCGCCGTGGTGAGGCCGGATGGGCACCCTACGTCGCCTCGAAGTGGGCGCTGGAGGGCTTCTCGCGGACGCTCGCTGACGAATGCGAACCCGATATCAACGTCAACTGTCTGGACCCCGGCGGCCGCGCCGAGACGGGCTTCTGGGATCACCTGCCGGAGGCAGAACGCGAGTCGATTCTCGACCCCGACGTGATGAACGACGCCGCCGTCCTCTTGCTCGAACAGGGGCCGGGCGGCGTCACCGCCGAATCGATGCCCGCAGGGGACTGGGAACAGCGACTCGGTTGA